One window from the genome of Breoghania sp. L-A4 encodes:
- the ftsZ gene encoding cell division protein FtsZ: protein MTINLKMPDITELKPRITVFGIGGAGGNAVNNMIQAGLQGCDFVVANTDAQALALSQSERVVQMGVAVTEGLGAGSQPEVGRAAAEEVLDELNDHLTGAHMVFITAGMGGGTGTGAAPVIARAARERGILTVGVVTKPFQFEGQRRMRLAEHGIEELQQNVDTLIVIPNQNLFRLANAQTTFADAFAMADQVLYSGVACITDLMVKEGLINLDFADVRSIMRGMGKAMMGTGESSGDGRALQAAEAAIANPLLDETTMKGAKGLLISITGGKDMTLFEVDEAATRIREEVDEEANIIMGATFDEGMEGSIRVSVVATGIDRDMREDSSPAEARMAELAERLKSATTRSSAPREQVAATPAAPTRIEPDPAERLEAELAIAMPTPVATDPGVTIESYQPNPALVSEPDVPVEVDALPVAPRAAPEPAAEPYIPPVAADAAPRMPRVEDFPPMVQAEIHQAGEHYDEHGEDDRRPMSLLRRLASGLGRREDDAEGYEGEDAYAHHAPEQRQPAPAEYTQRPAAPQPRGAAGQLDPHGRQDPHPRQDHQGRMASQAHHASDDDQLEIPAFLRRQAN from the coding sequence ATGACCATCAATCTCAAAATGCCCGATATAACGGAGCTGAAGCCGAGGATCACCGTCTTCGGAATCGGTGGCGCCGGCGGCAACGCCGTCAACAACATGATCCAGGCCGGCCTGCAGGGGTGCGACTTCGTCGTCGCCAACACCGACGCCCAGGCGCTGGCCCTGTCGCAGTCCGAGCGCGTCGTCCAGATGGGCGTCGCGGTCACCGAAGGTCTGGGTGCGGGGTCGCAGCCGGAAGTCGGCCGCGCGGCAGCGGAAGAAGTTCTCGACGAGCTCAACGACCACCTGACCGGCGCGCATATGGTGTTCATCACCGCCGGCATGGGCGGCGGCACCGGCACCGGTGCGGCTCCCGTGATCGCCCGGGCGGCGCGCGAACGCGGTATTCTCACCGTCGGCGTCGTCACCAAGCCGTTCCAGTTCGAAGGCCAGCGCCGCATGCGCCTGGCCGAGCACGGCATCGAGGAACTGCAGCAGAATGTCGATACGCTCATCGTCATTCCCAACCAGAACCTGTTCCGGCTCGCCAATGCCCAGACGACCTTCGCGGATGCCTTCGCGATGGCCGATCAGGTGCTCTATTCCGGTGTTGCCTGCATCACCGATCTGATGGTCAAGGAAGGCCTCATCAACCTCGACTTCGCCGATGTCCGCTCGATCATGCGCGGCATGGGCAAGGCGATGATGGGCACCGGTGAATCCTCCGGCGACGGCCGCGCGCTGCAGGCCGCCGAGGCGGCGATCGCCAACCCGCTGCTCGACGAGACCACGATGAAGGGCGCCAAGGGCCTGCTGATCTCGATCACCGGCGGCAAGGACATGACCCTGTTCGAGGTGGACGAGGCGGCGACCCGCATCCGCGAGGAAGTCGACGAGGAAGCCAACATCATCATGGGCGCGACCTTTGACGAGGGCATGGAAGGCTCCATCCGCGTCTCCGTCGTCGCCACGGGCATCGACCGCGACATGCGCGAGGATTCCTCGCCGGCCGAAGCCCGCATGGCCGAACTGGCCGAGCGGCTGAAATCGGCGACCACGCGCTCCTCCGCACCGCGCGAACAGGTCGCTGCCACGCCGGCAGCCCCCACCCGCATCGAGCCGGACCCGGCCGAGCGTCTGGAAGCCGAGCTGGCCATCGCCATGCCGACCCCGGTCGCGACCGACCCCGGCGTGACCATCGAAAGCTACCAGCCGAACCCCGCGCTGGTCAGCGAGCCGGACGTGCCGGTGGAAGTGGATGCCCTTCCGGTGGCCCCGCGGGCCGCGCCTGAGCCCGCGGCCGAACCCTACATCCCGCCGGTGGCGGCGGATGCCGCGCCGCGGATGCCGCGTGTGGAAGACTTTCCGCCGATGGTGCAGGCTGAAATTCATCAGGCTGGTGAACATTACGACGAGCATGGCGAAGACGATCGTCGGCCGATGAGCCTGTTGCGCCGTCTGGCCAGCGGCCTCGGCCGCCGCGAGGACGACGCCGAAGGCTATGAGGGCGAGGATGCCTACGCCCATCATGCGCCCGAACAGCGTCAGCCGGCTCCGGCCGAGTACACCCAGCGTCCGGCGGCGCCTCAGCCGCGCGGCGCGGCGGGTCAGCTCGATCCGCATGGCCGTCAGGATCCGCATCCCCGTCAGGATCATCAGGGTCGCATGGCGTCTCAGGCTCACCACGCCTCGGATGACGATCAGCTGGAAATCCCGGCGTTCCTGCGTCGTCAGGCCAACTGA
- the ftsA gene encoding cell division protein FtsA: MASPSSPYLPRMQPLPSRRSVIISVLDVGSTKVCCLIAKLTPREENETLPGRTHSVEVLGYGYQRSRGIKSGVVIDLDLAEQAIRLAVDSAERMAGVTVESLLVNTTCGRLSSEIFCASVDLNGDAVTEADIKRVLTAGGDHFAVDGRAIVHALPIAYTLDGNRGIHDPRAMIGRKLGVDMHVVTADTPPVRNLELCVNRGHLQVETMVATPFASGLSTLVDDEAELGVACIDFGGGTTSLAVFVEGQAVHVDAIAIGGHHVTTDIARGLSTRLRDAERIKTLYGNALPGGGDDFDLLSVPPVDEESDLPQQIPRSVLTKIIRPRIEETLELVRDRLNASGFAGQVGKRVVLTGGASQMTGLAEQARLILGRHVRLGRPLGITGLPEAAKGPAFSTAVGLLIYPQVSQMEQFVPDRSRQLRMTGTGYLARVGQWFRESF; encoded by the coding sequence ATGGCGTCGCCGTCCTCTCCCTATCTGCCGCGCATGCAGCCGCTGCCCAGCCGCCGCTCCGTGATCATTTCCGTGCTCGATGTCGGCTCGACCAAGGTGTGCTGCCTGATCGCCAAGCTGACCCCGCGCGAGGAAAACGAAACCCTGCCCGGCCGCACCCATTCGGTCGAGGTGCTCGGCTACGGCTACCAGCGCTCCCGCGGCATCAAGTCCGGCGTCGTCATCGATCTGGACCTGGCCGAGCAGGCGATCCGCCTGGCGGTGGATTCCGCCGAGCGCATGGCCGGGGTGACGGTCGAGAGCCTGCTGGTCAACACCACCTGCGGCCGGCTTTCCAGCGAGATCTTCTGCGCCAGCGTCGATCTCAACGGCGACGCGGTCACCGAGGCCGACATCAAGCGGGTGCTGACCGCCGGCGGCGATCATTTCGCGGTCGACGGGCGCGCCATCGTGCACGCGCTGCCCATCGCCTACACGCTGGACGGCAACCGCGGCATCCATGATCCGCGCGCCATGATCGGCCGCAAGCTCGGCGTCGACATGCATGTGGTGACCGCCGACACACCGCCGGTGCGCAATCTCGAGCTTTGCGTCAACCGCGGCCATCTGCAGGTCGAGACCATGGTGGCCACGCCCTTCGCTTCTGGCCTGTCGACCCTGGTCGACGACGAGGCGGAACTCGGCGTCGCCTGCATCGATTTCGGCGGCGGCACCACGTCGCTCGCCGTCTTCGTCGAGGGACAGGCCGTGCATGTGGACGCCATCGCCATCGGCGGCCATCACGTCACCACGGACATCGCGCGCGGGCTCTCCACCCGGCTGCGCGACGCCGAACGCATTAAGACGCTGTATGGTAACGCCTTGCCCGGCGGCGGCGACGATTTCGATCTGCTCAGCGTGCCGCCGGTCGACGAGGAAAGCGACCTGCCGCAGCAGATCCCGCGCAGCGTGCTGACAAAGATCATTCGCCCGCGCATCGAGGAGACGCTGGAGCTGGTGCGCGACCGTCTCAACGCCTCGGGCTTCGCCGGCCAGGTCGGCAAGCGCGTCGTGCTCACCGGCGGTGCGAGCCAGATGACCGGCCTCGCCGAACAGGCGCGGCTGATCCTTGGGCGCCACGTGCGCCTCGGCCGCCCGCTGGGCATCACAGGATTGCCGGAAGCGGCGAAAGGCCCTGCCTTTTCGACCGCCGTCGGCCTGCTGATCTATCCGCAAGTCTCGCAGATGGAGCAGTTCGTACCCGATCGCAGCCGGCAGCTGCGAATGACCGGAACCGGTTATCTGGCGCGTGTGGGCCAGTGGTTCCGGGAGAGTTTCTGA
- a CDS encoding cell division protein FtsQ/DivIB yields the protein MKRRQDEPRQAPAKAVSRRSGVARLHQRPVWRSAGFLAFLPRWAGRAGAAGFLAATGLYGIVLGGHTLAVADTVTAAAGFSFEAIKLSGQRETDEFQILEALEIRDGSSLLLFDAQAARDRLARIAWVKNVSVQKFYPGTLQVTVEEREPFALWQRGQIISIIDADGRVITDDVDERYANLLLLVGHGAQERGKAMADMLDAMPSLRSRVRAAVLIADRRWNLVLENGITVRLPEEGVDAALSELVRLDDDSGLLSRDIVAVDLRLADRVVVRLTKDAALRRQTSGQPRHGADKNGKDT from the coding sequence GTGAAGAGACGACAGGACGAACCGCGGCAGGCGCCGGCGAAAGCCGTTTCGCGTCGCAGCGGCGTCGCGCGTCTGCACCAGAGGCCTGTCTGGCGTTCCGCCGGCTTCCTCGCCTTCCTGCCGCGTTGGGCCGGACGCGCGGGCGCCGCGGGCTTCCTCGCGGCCACCGGGCTGTATGGCATCGTGCTCGGCGGGCACACCCTGGCGGTCGCCGACACGGTGACGGCGGCGGCGGGCTTCTCCTTCGAGGCGATCAAGCTCTCCGGTCAGCGCGAGACCGACGAATTCCAGATCCTGGAAGCGCTCGAAATCCGCGATGGCTCCTCGCTTCTGTTGTTCGACGCGCAGGCCGCGCGCGACCGGCTCGCCCGGATCGCCTGGGTCAAGAACGTCTCGGTTCAGAAATTCTATCCCGGCACGCTGCAGGTCACGGTCGAGGAGCGCGAGCCCTTCGCCCTGTGGCAGCGCGGCCAGATCATCTCGATCATCGACGCCGACGGCCGCGTGATCACCGACGATGTCGACGAGCGCTATGCCAACCTGCTGCTGCTGGTGGGCCACGGCGCCCAGGAACGCGGCAAGGCCATGGCGGACATGCTCGACGCGATGCCGTCGTTGCGCTCGCGGGTGCGCGCCGCCGTCCTCATCGCCGACCGCCGCTGGAATCTCGTGCTTGAGAACGGCATCACCGTGCGGCTGCCCGAAGAGGGCGTCGACGCGGCGTTGAGCGAGCTGGTGCGTCTGGACGACGACAGCGGCCTGCTGTCGCGCGACATCGTCGCGGTGGACCTGCGGCTTGCCGACCGCGTTGTGGTGCGGCTCACCAAGGATGCTGCGCTGCGCCGGCAGACCTCCGGCCAACCGCGCCATGGCGCTGACAAGAACGGGAAGGACACCTGA
- the murG gene encoding undecaprenyldiphospho-muramoylpentapeptide beta-N-acetylglucosaminyltransferase, translated as MDKTVLLSAGGTGGHLFPAQALATALGKRGWTVELATDERADQYGQVFPARAVHIVSSETIRSKNPLALARTGLKLFRGFLQASRVVKRIRPSVVVGFGGYPTFPPLAAALRHSVPTILHEQNAVMGRANRLLARGVSVIAKSFGETRGLEAYAGKAALTGNPLREAVIAAAETPYDAPSANGALKLLVFGGSQGARFFSDLLPAALAETDADVRARIVLAQQCRPEDLERVRAAYEGLGVQAELASFFGDLPARIAQSHLVVCRSGATSVCELAAIGRPSILVPLPHALDQDQSANAAVLEHAGGAWPIAQKDLTPSRLAREITDLMTHPERLSQAAMAARAQGRPDAVERLADLVEHVAQGGSARDFDKGVRA; from the coding sequence ATGGACAAGACCGTTCTTCTGTCGGCCGGTGGCACGGGCGGACATCTGTTCCCCGCCCAGGCGCTGGCCACGGCCCTGGGCAAGCGCGGCTGGACGGTCGAGCTTGCAACCGACGAACGGGCCGACCAGTACGGTCAGGTCTTCCCCGCGCGCGCCGTGCATATCGTGTCCTCCGAGACGATCCGGTCGAAAAATCCGCTGGCTCTGGCGCGCACCGGCCTGAAGCTGTTTCGCGGCTTCCTGCAGGCGTCTCGCGTCGTCAAGCGGATCCGCCCCTCCGTCGTCGTCGGCTTCGGCGGCTACCCGACCTTTCCGCCGCTGGCGGCCGCGCTGCGACACTCCGTGCCCACCATCCTGCACGAGCAGAACGCGGTGATGGGCCGGGCCAACCGGCTGTTGGCGCGCGGCGTCTCCGTCATCGCCAAGAGTTTTGGCGAGACGCGTGGTCTCGAGGCTTATGCGGGCAAGGCGGCGCTGACCGGCAATCCTCTCCGCGAGGCCGTGATCGCGGCGGCCGAAACGCCCTATGACGCGCCGTCCGCCAACGGCGCCTTGAAGCTTCTGGTCTTCGGCGGCTCGCAGGGCGCGCGGTTCTTCTCGGATCTGCTGCCCGCCGCATTGGCCGAGACCGACGCCGATGTCCGCGCGCGCATCGTGCTTGCCCAGCAGTGCCGGCCGGAGGATCTGGAACGGGTGCGCGCGGCCTATGAGGGGCTCGGCGTGCAGGCGGAGCTCGCCAGCTTCTTCGGCGATCTGCCGGCGCGCATCGCGCAAAGCCATCTGGTCGTCTGCCGCTCCGGCGCCACGTCGGTGTGCGAGCTCGCGGCCATCGGCCGTCCGTCCATACTTGTGCCGCTTCCGCATGCGCTGGATCAGGACCAGAGCGCCAACGCCGCCGTGCTGGAGCACGCGGGTGGCGCCTGGCCCATCGCTCAGAAGGATCTGACGCCGTCCCGGCTGGCGCGGGAAATCACTGACTTGATGACACATCCCGAACGGCTGTCGCAGGCGGCCATGGCCGCGCGCGCGCAAGGGCGGCCTGACGCGGTCGAGCGGCTGGCCGATCTCGTCGAACATGTCGCCCAGGGCGGCTCGGCGCGGGATTTTGACAAAGGAGTACGGGCATGA
- the murD gene encoding UDP-N-acetylmuramoyl-L-alanine--D-glutamate ligase: MVPVTSFQEQGVAVFGLGGSGLVTARALVAGGARVVAWDDAPARVEAAREAGIPVGDLKTADWSAFAALVLAPGVPLTHPEPHWTVVRARDAGVGIIGDVELFARERRAQCPAAPLIAITGTNGKSTTTALVAHLLRHAGLDAQMGGNIGVPVLELAPPQTGRPYVVECSSYQIDLAPTLDADVGVLLNLAPDHLDRHGTMDNYAAIKTRLVAQGRTAVIGVDDARCAAIADALEADGHTVVRISGHTRLEKGVFGHDGALYAAQGGKTVKVADLAGIDTLRGDHNAQNAAAAFASLRALGIAPDVIAAGFATFSGLAHRMELVTKREHVLFVNDSKATNADAAARALSSFDRIYWILGGKAKSDGIGDLTGYFSRIKRAYLIGEAAEAFARTLGDAVPHVTSTTIARAVAQAASDAAADSSGGEAVVLLSPACASFDQFANFEKRGDAFRAAVMALGESNDGKEVA, encoded by the coding sequence ATGGTGCCGGTGACATCTTTCCAGGAACAGGGCGTCGCGGTCTTCGGCCTCGGCGGCTCGGGCCTTGTCACGGCCCGGGCGTTGGTCGCGGGCGGTGCGCGGGTTGTCGCCTGGGACGATGCGCCGGCGCGCGTCGAGGCGGCCCGCGAGGCCGGTATTCCCGTCGGCGATCTCAAGACGGCCGACTGGTCGGCGTTCGCCGCCCTCGTGCTGGCGCCCGGCGTGCCGCTGACGCATCCTGAGCCGCATTGGACGGTTGTGCGTGCCCGTGACGCTGGTGTCGGGATCATCGGCGACGTCGAGCTGTTCGCGCGCGAGCGCCGTGCGCAATGTCCGGCCGCGCCTCTGATCGCCATCACCGGCACCAACGGCAAGTCGACGACGACGGCGCTTGTGGCCCACCTGCTGCGCCATGCCGGTCTCGACGCGCAGATGGGCGGCAACATCGGCGTTCCGGTCCTGGAGCTCGCGCCGCCGCAAACCGGTCGCCCCTATGTGGTGGAATGCTCGTCCTATCAGATCGATCTGGCGCCGACGCTGGATGCCGATGTGGGCGTGCTGCTCAATCTCGCGCCCGACCACCTCGACCGGCACGGCACGATGGACAACTACGCCGCGATCAAGACACGGCTGGTGGCGCAAGGCCGCACCGCTGTCATCGGCGTCGATGACGCGCGCTGCGCGGCCATCGCCGATGCGCTGGAGGCCGATGGCCACACGGTGGTGCGCATCTCTGGCCATACGCGGCTTGAGAAAGGCGTCTTCGGCCACGATGGCGCTCTCTATGCGGCACAAGGCGGCAAGACCGTGAAGGTCGCTGATCTCGCTGGCATCGACACCTTGCGCGGCGACCACAACGCCCAGAACGCGGCCGCTGCCTTCGCCAGCCTGCGCGCGCTCGGCATCGCGCCGGATGTGATCGCGGCGGGCTTTGCGACGTTCTCGGGCCTCGCGCACCGCATGGAACTGGTAACAAAGCGCGAGCACGTGCTGTTCGTCAACGACTCCAAGGCGACGAACGCCGATGCCGCCGCGCGCGCGCTGTCGTCGTTTGACCGCATCTACTGGATCCTCGGCGGCAAGGCGAAATCCGACGGCATCGGTGATCTAACGGGCTATTTTTCCCGCATCAAACGGGCGTATCTCATTGGCGAGGCGGCGGAGGCCTTTGCCCGGACCCTGGGCGACGCCGTGCCGCATGTCACGAGTACGACAATCGCCCGCGCGGTCGCGCAGGCGGCCAGCGACGCGGCGGCCGACAGCAGCGGTGGAGAAGCCGTGGTGCTGCTGTCGCCGGCCTGCGCCAGTTTCGATCAGTTCGCCAATTTCGAGAAACGCGGTGATGCCTTCCGCGCCGCCGTCATGGCGCTCGGCGAGAGCAACGATGGCAAGGAGGTTGCCTGA
- a CDS encoding UDP-N-acetylmuramoylalanyl-D-glutamyl-2,6-diaminopimelate--D-alanyl-D-alanine ligase has protein sequence MRDALWTSDALIEAVDARSVGGVEALVTGISIDSRTMKRGEAFFAIKGDRFDGHDFVTAAMERGAALAVVADDRLDELPRSGRYVVVPDVLAALEDLGRAARARTEARIVAVTGSVGKTSTKEMLRLAFEACGRTHASVASFNNHWGVPLTLARMPQATEYGVFEIGMNHPGEIESLVAMVRPHTAIITTVEAVHLEHFGSVEAIAKAKSEIFSGLEPGGVAILNADNDQYDLLRFLAHTASVPRVVSFGVRRDADIHLEQVVCHEDCSCASARVLDVPVSYKIGAPGRHLVQNSLAVLGAVSLSGADLARAMQPLARMKPPKGRGERHQLALANGPATLIDESYNANPASMRAAISLLGATPIERPGRRIAVLGDMLELGEASASLHRALARPLEEAHVDLVYCAGR, from the coding sequence ATGCGCGACGCGCTTTGGACCAGTGACGCCCTGATTGAAGCCGTGGACGCGCGTTCTGTCGGAGGCGTGGAGGCGCTTGTCACCGGCATTTCCATTGACAGCCGGACGATGAAACGCGGCGAGGCGTTTTTCGCCATAAAGGGCGATCGCTTCGACGGGCATGATTTCGTGACCGCCGCCATGGAACGCGGCGCCGCGCTGGCGGTCGTCGCGGACGACCGGCTCGACGAGCTGCCGCGCAGCGGCCGCTACGTGGTGGTGCCTGACGTGCTGGCTGCGCTGGAAGATCTCGGCCGGGCGGCGCGGGCGCGCACGGAGGCGCGGATCGTCGCGGTCACGGGCAGCGTTGGCAAGACCTCCACCAAGGAGATGCTGCGGCTGGCGTTCGAGGCCTGCGGGCGCACCCACGCCTCGGTTGCCTCCTTCAACAATCATTGGGGCGTGCCCCTGACGCTCGCACGCATGCCGCAAGCCACCGAATACGGCGTCTTCGAGATCGGCATGAACCATCCCGGCGAGATCGAAAGCCTCGTCGCCATGGTGCGGCCGCACACGGCGATCATCACCACCGTCGAGGCGGTGCATCTGGAACATTTCGGTTCGGTTGAGGCCATCGCCAAGGCCAAGTCGGAGATTTTCTCCGGGCTTGAGCCGGGCGGCGTCGCCATCCTGAATGCGGACAACGATCAATACGATCTGCTGCGCTTCCTGGCGCACACCGCGTCGGTGCCCCGTGTGGTCAGCTTCGGCGTCCGCCGCGACGCCGATATCCATCTCGAGCAGGTGGTCTGTCACGAGGATTGCAGTTGCGCCTCCGCGCGCGTCCTCGATGTGCCGGTGAGCTATAAAATCGGCGCGCCGGGCCGGCATCTGGTGCAGAATTCGCTCGCCGTCCTCGGCGCGGTGTCGCTTTCCGGCGCCGATCTGGCGCGCGCCATGCAGCCGCTTGCCCGAATGAAGCCGCCGAAGGGGCGCGGGGAGCGGCATCAGTTGGCTCTGGCCAATGGTCCCGCTACTCTGATCGACGAGAGCTACAACGCCAATCCCGCCTCCATGCGCGCGGCGATTTCCCTGCTCGGGGCGACGCCCATCGAGCGGCCCGGCCGCCGCATCGCGGTGCTGGGCGACATGCTGGAGCTGGGCGAGGCTTCCGCGTCGCTGCACCGGGCGCTGGCGCGGCCGCTGGAGGAGGCGCATGTGGATCTGGTCTACTGCGCGGGCCGATGA
- a CDS encoding UDP-N-acetylmuramoyl-L-alanyl-D-glutamate--2,6-diaminopimelate ligase translates to MLLEDLAAELTLPERARGVQVSAVTADSRAVVEGTLFAALRGSVVDGARFVPTAVAQGAVAVLAANDAEIGETSVPVLRCADPRRALALMAARLAGRQPETIVAVTGTSGKTSVAVFTRQIFEAAGLHAASIGTVGIQTSSGGDYASLTTPDPVRLHASLAALADEGVTHAAMEASSHGLDQRRLDGVKLTAAAFTNLGRDHLDYHATVEEYLAAKLRLFDTLLPDGGTVVTDPGEAYADRVIAIAEDRGLPLLTVGEQGGDLRLVGLERDGFHQRLTIRAGGRDHTVMLPLPGRFQVSNALIAAGLAVAGGVAVPVALKALEGLKGASGRLEFAGKTAAGGLAFIDYAHKPEALDNALTALRPYASGRLILVFGAGGDRDPGKRPIMGRIAATRADVVIVTDDNPRGEDPQTIRSAILATAPDAIEIGDRGKAIETAIGMLGAGDVVCVAGKGHETGQILTDRTVPFSDHEAVRAALAALAVPGAAEETR, encoded by the coding sequence ATGCTTCTGGAAGACCTCGCCGCCGAACTGACACTGCCGGAACGCGCCCGTGGCGTGCAGGTCTCGGCTGTCACCGCGGACAGCCGTGCGGTGGTCGAGGGAACCCTGTTCGCGGCCCTCAGGGGCAGTGTCGTGGATGGCGCGCGCTTCGTGCCCACCGCCGTGGCGCAAGGGGCGGTCGCGGTGCTGGCCGCGAATGACGCCGAGATCGGCGAAACCTCCGTGCCGGTGCTGCGCTGCGCCGATCCGCGCCGCGCGCTGGCCCTGATGGCGGCGCGTCTTGCGGGACGCCAGCCGGAAACCATCGTCGCGGTCACGGGCACCTCCGGCAAGACGTCGGTCGCCGTGTTCACGCGCCAGATCTTCGAGGCTGCCGGACTGCACGCAGCGAGCATCGGAACCGTCGGCATCCAGACGTCTTCGGGTGGCGACTACGCGAGCCTGACCACGCCGGATCCCGTCAGGTTGCACGCGAGCCTGGCCGCGCTCGCGGACGAGGGCGTCACCCATGCCGCCATGGAGGCCTCCAGCCACGGGCTCGACCAGCGCCGGCTCGACGGCGTGAAGCTGACGGCGGCGGCCTTCACGAACCTCGGGCGGGACCATCTCGACTATCACGCCACCGTCGAGGAGTATCTCGCGGCGAAACTGCGCCTGTTCGACACGCTGCTGCCCGACGGTGGCACGGTTGTGACCGATCCCGGCGAAGCCTACGCGGATCGGGTGATCGCCATCGCCGAGGACCGCGGCCTGCCGCTTTTGACCGTGGGCGAACAGGGCGGCGATCTGCGCCTCGTCGGGCTGGAGCGCGACGGCTTTCATCAGCGCCTGACCATTCGCGCCGGGGGGCGGGATCATACGGTCATGCTGCCGCTGCCCGGGCGCTTTCAGGTGTCGAATGCCCTGATCGCGGCGGGTCTGGCCGTGGCTGGCGGCGTTGCGGTGCCCGTGGCGCTCAAGGCGCTGGAGGGGCTGAAAGGCGCTTCTGGCCGGCTGGAATTCGCGGGCAAGACCGCCGCCGGCGGCTTGGCGTTCATCGACTACGCGCACAAACCGGAAGCGCTGGACAACGCCCTGACAGCCTTGCGCCCCTATGCGAGCGGACGGTTGATCCTCGTCTTTGGCGCGGGCGGCGACCGGGATCCGGGCAAGCGTCCGATCATGGGGCGGATCGCCGCCACCCGGGCCGATGTGGTCATCGTTACCGACGACAACCCGCGCGGGGAGGATCCGCAGACCATCCGCAGCGCCATTCTGGCAACGGCCCCCGATGCGATCGAAATTGGCGACAGGGGCAAGGCCATCGAGACGGCCATAGGCATGCTGGGGGCGGGCGATGTTGTGTGCGTCGCCGGAAAAGGCCATGAAACGGGCCAGATCTTGACCGATAGGACCGTACCGTTTTCCGATCACGAAGCCGTGCGCGCCGCATTGGCGGCGCTGGCTGTGCCGGGCGCAGCCGAGGAGACACGTTGA
- a CDS encoding penicillin-binding protein 2, with translation MVFFAGVYGLIALRLVSLGMATEAPATAYIGAQQAIAASRPDLLDRNGEILATDIKTASLYAEPRKILDVEEAIDKLSGVLPELGSENLRRRLESGSAFQWLKRELTPDQRRAIHHLGLPGIGFLTESRRFYPGGPTASHIVGHVNVDNQGIAGIEKYLDGQGLADLQSAGFATDRPLEPVTLSADLRVQHVVRDELVKAMDRFQAIAAVGIVLDVDTGEVVAMSSLPDYDPNNPAGALEDDNLNRATAGVYEMGSVFKTFSVAMALDSGKVSIEDSFDASKPIRVSRFTINDFHGKHRVLSVPEVFIFSSNIGTAKMTLEAGIDHQQEFFGRIGLLSRLQTELPEVASPMLPPKWSELAAMTISFGHGLSVTPMQTAVAAAALVNGGTLLPPTFLERDAATAAQLGKRVVSQRVSDAMRYLFRLNAVQGSGRQSRVPGYMVGGKTGTADKVVNGRYVNGKRRNSFLAAFPMDNPKYVVLVVLDEPKAAREGGGTTAGSNAAPTVASIIRRAAPMLGVAPHFDDDSDTVLISY, from the coding sequence ATGGTGTTCTTCGCCGGCGTCTACGGGTTGATCGCCCTGCGGCTCGTCAGCCTCGGCATGGCGACCGAGGCCCCCGCGACCGCGTACATCGGCGCCCAGCAGGCGATCGCCGCCTCGCGTCCCGATCTGCTCGACCGCAATGGCGAGATCCTGGCCACCGACATCAAGACCGCGTCGCTCTACGCCGAGCCGCGCAAGATCCTCGACGTCGAGGAGGCCATCGACAAGCTCTCCGGCGTGCTCCCTGAACTGGGCTCCGAGAACCTGCGGCGGCGCCTCGAAAGCGGCTCGGCCTTTCAATGGCTGAAGCGTGAGCTTACCCCGGACCAGCGTCGCGCCATCCATCATCTGGGGCTTCCCGGCATCGGGTTTCTGACCGAAAGCCGGCGCTTCTATCCCGGTGGCCCGACCGCCAGCCATATCGTCGGCCACGTCAACGTCGACAACCAGGGCATCGCGGGCATCGAGAAATACCTGGACGGGCAGGGCCTCGCCGATCTGCAGAGCGCCGGCTTCGCGACCGACCGGCCTCTTGAACCCGTCACGCTCTCCGCCGATCTGCGCGTCCAGCACGTGGTGCGCGACGAACTGGTCAAGGCGATGGACCGTTTCCAGGCCATTGCCGCGGTGGGCATCGTGCTGGATGTGGACACCGGCGAAGTCGTCGCCATGTCGTCGCTGCCCGACTACGACCCCAATAACCCGGCGGGGGCGCTTGAGGACGACAATCTCAACCGCGCCACGGCCGGCGTCTACGAGATGGGGTCGGTGTTCAAGACCTTCTCCGTGGCGATGGCGCTGGACTCCGGCAAGGTGTCGATCGAGGACAGTTTCGACGCGAGCAAGCCGATCCGCGTTTCCCGCTTCACCATCAACGATTTCCACGGGAAACACCGTGTTCTTTCGGTGCCGGAGGTGTTCATTTTCTCTTCCAACATCGGCACCGCCAAGATGACGCTGGAAGCCGGCATCGACCATCAGCAGGAGTTCTTCGGGCGCATCGGGCTGCTGTCGCGGCTGCAGACGGAGCTGCCGGAGGTGGCGAGTCCCATGCTGCCGCCGAAATGGTCGGAACTGGCGGCCATGACGATCTCCTTCGGGCACGGGCTGTCGGTAACGCCCATGCAGACCGCCGTCGCGGCCGCCGCGCTGGTCAATGGCGGCACCCTTCTGCCGCCCACGTTCCTGGAGCGTGACGCGGCAACCGCCGCGCAACTCGGCAAGCGCGTGGTCTCCCAGCGTGTCAGCGATGCCATGCGCTACCTGTTCCGTTTGAACGCGGTGCAGGGATCGGGCCGCCAGTCGCGCGTTCCCGGCTATATGGTCGGCGGCAAGACCGGCACCGCGGACAAGGTTGTCAATGGCCGCTACGTCAACGGAAAGCGCCGCAATTCGTTCCTCGCGGCCTTCCCGATGGACAATCCGAAATATGTGGTCCTCGTGGTTCTCGACGAGCCCAAGGCCGCGCGTGAGGGCGGGGGCACCACGGCCGGCTCCAACGCCGCGCCCACGGTTGCCTCGATCATCCGCCGTGCCGCGCCTATGCTGGGCGTGGCGCCGCACTTCGACGACGACAGCGATACGGTTTTGATCTCCTATTGA